The Megalobrama amblycephala isolate DHTTF-2021 linkage group LG1, ASM1881202v1, whole genome shotgun sequence genome segment tgtgtgttctttgataccaatctttcatttgaaagccatctatacctagaatatcaaaatcaactgcaggcagtagatcctttacctatttagcacctaaactttggaacagtcttcctatAGTTCAGGAAACAAACCCtggactaaaaacacatctgtttaAACTTGCATACATATAAACCATTATctacttctataattcaaatcatgttaattgttaggctgcacagattaggtcagccggaactggGAACATTTCCCAAAACGCCTGATGCCTgccagatccaggccgtatccagatgagatgaaggacctgcaTCTAGACATGTTGATAACGTAGTCCTAACGTTTCACTTAAACTATCCCCTGCAAAGGCCCATTTCCCTTTGCTTtccctatgtatagataaaacgTTTTCAAAATTATTCCAGTTCGCATAGATCTGCGGACACaactaatttttctgtattatgcggtatttagtgtgtattagcattacctgtagatttcaatttctgtatccactccacagtccaaagtcttttgctttttgactacaggtgaatctccagttgtcattgatgattgtcatttggccTTTTCTGGATTaaaatccgccatcaaaatgataagtttaattatttcagctgctgtgagaaaaggctgtAAATGTGCTGCTACCGGCAGCTTCCTCACATGATTTAACTGAGCCTCTCGACGGGACTCCTTTCtttttacggacgtgacgtaatgacgcacagaggaactgctgcatgcttgaatttcccgcggaaagtTCGCTCttgttataaaacattattacaagctaaccatcgtgaatcgagacaagataattagatagtattgaacactggctggttatttacttgttcaaaagttgattttggataatttttaaccaaaaaaagttgtggactgcagctttaagcaaTCCATTACTACATGCTTCACAGATTCCATCTCTCCACACAAACATCTGCCATCTTGATGCTTGCCAACCATTGCCAGCCCATAATTCAGTGCACAATGTCCCAATTTTAATCTTATGAACATCACACTATCCAACCTCTCTAATCTTGTGAATGATGTGTGCATTAAtgtaggctgaattgaaaaacAACGCCTGCCCTTATTCCCTTCCTCCCATTCTTTCTGACATAGTTGTCCCCACACAAAGCCTCCTTCCTTTCCCTCTGACTCAAGTCACTGAAATTCTCCAAGATGTATAATGTATCTGGTGTATCTATTGTTTATTCccttcatgtttggtatcattttaaatgtattggtaaaatggtctcagTTTCACAGCAATCACTGGTATTATGAGgaagattgaaaactaaggaGAATTATGTCCTCCTTTTGGGTGGTGTCTTTTCAAGATATCTGAAACTCCACCATTGCACtccccccaaaacaggtgttggtgtagtaaatatttacaacccttttgttctggtctgtGTATATAAGATAAAGTGCAGAGCAGTCATGTGGGATCTTTTGTAGCCAGATCCCCCATGCAGAGATGGGTGAATGTTTGAAGAAACTCACACATCACTGTGTATACACATTTCTTTGAGCAattgatgttatgcatttattatttattattttttattattttattcatttaaatgcattagtaaactctGCACCCTCTAAGAATCAGAACTGGCGAATTTGTGTCTGTGAGATCCACGCAAACCTGGGGAGTGTGACTAAGCGACATGGGTCCATGatgaatgaataattaaaagtatgggatacccagaataatcaaatatctaaatgaatacataaccaatgattaatttctaattttaaacaacctaagagtaataatcatttgaaattggagtcagattaaaggagtaaaattaagtgaacttcacagaggtgctgaaaagacatacacgcATTAAATTTTCGCCCAGGATCCAAAATCAGTCAGAATCTGAATCCGTCGGATTCTGTTTTTGGGCTGATGGGGGGTTTCCTACAACAATACTCCTGCACTCAGCTCTTCCATACACATTATATTCAAATCAACTTCACTCTTGTGTGTAGCTTTTTTTGCCATCTCATCAGCCTCTTCATTCCCATGAATCACTATATGTGCCGGAGCCCACATAAAACCCACCGTGTATCCCAATTTTATATCCCTATTCAATGCAACAAGAATTTCTAATACTAAATCTGGTCTGGCCTCACTCTTCCTACCCTTTATTGCCATTAGTATGGCAGTGGAATCcgaacataaaacatttttcccAGGTCTTTTTCCCTCCACCCACCCAAGGGCCCACAAAATCACAATCCAAGTTTAATACATAATTGAGGTGATTCTGCTAAGTGTTGTAAGAGGGTGGAGTTTATGATCACATGGGTGATCACATGCACATCAAACAatatgcacattcccaaatttctatatatcctaattattgttaatatgtaatttattattttcaggaGCTCATTACTTCTACCTTCAATTAAACTGCTAAAaattattgtaaattaattgcctaaattattacattattagttaactgcattctctaaattgtaatgttgacatgcattctctatgtatcgtgaaaagcgctatacaaatgaatgtgaaaaaaaagaaacaactgGAAGCGTGCCTTACCAATCTCTGAACCGTACATCCTGATGATGGAAAAGTGGGTTTTGTTTCTCAGCACATAAATATGAACTCtggatcctctcatgtcttttcatatttcctaacacactgaatctcttgtcacagtttgaacacttgtaaggtttttctccagtgtggatcttctCATGTCTTTTTAGATTTGCTATcgcactgaatctcttgtcacagtttgaacacttgtaaggtttttctccagtgtggatcctctcatgtgttttcatatGTGATGAGTGATtaaatctcttgtcacagtgcgaacacttgtaaggtttttctccagtgtggatcctctcatgtgttttcagatttgctaactgactgaatctcttgtcacagtgtgaacacttgtaaggtttttctcctgtgtgaattctctggtgcagtTTTAAATATCTTCCTGAAGTAAAAGTCTTCTtgcactcaaagcacatgtactctctcacaccattATGAAGTTTCTCATGCTCTTGTAAACTACACAGCTgcgaaaaactctttccacacacagaacatgaatgtggcttctccttcgtATGAACTGTCAGGTGTTTCTTCAGGTGTGATGCCCTAAGAAATTTACTTCCGCAGTCATGACATGTGTACgtcttctctccagtgtggatcttcaTGTGAAGCTTAAGATAGTCTTTGGCTATGAatctcttcccacactgatgaCATACAAATAGCTTTTCTTCGGTGTGGATTCTCACGTGTGTCGTTAGTTGTGATGATTGACTGTAACTCTTCCCACTTTGATGGCATACATAAGGCTTCTTTCCAGTGTGAACTTTCATATGAATCTTGTCTCTTctctttataaatgtctttttagtctttgagcgactcaaatgtttttctccaggtttgacatgatgtttctcctcaacttcactcagttcttcactctcctcatTCTCTTCCATTAGGtctgaaaagaaagaaaaaaatgtcaatttcattttcagtacATTAAACCAATTCAAAGAGAGGAATATGAAGAGAAAGGACATAGAAGTGAAATGAATCATGAATGATGATTCATTCATGAGATTCATTAGACCAGGTAGGGTCTAGAACACATCAGCAAATTCTGCTTGCAACTTGGCCACATCAGAGTTCTGGGAGGGCGAGAGATGATCTCCTCCCGGTGCCAACGCAAGAGATTAAGTTTTGGTGCTTACTTCTGGCCCAAGATCCTCTTCTCCACTCACTACCGTCATCAGCACCACTGATTGCACCtcattcattttctttaggAGGCTGAGGTGACAAATTTGACGTGCCCTGCTCCTATCTGACACCACCTGATAATCGAGATCCCTGAATTGCTGTGTGACCACAaacggtccttgccactttgcaacTAATCTAAAGCTCAAAGTTGGAAGtaatacaagcactttatctcccAGTGAAAATTAACATAAATTGGTTCCTCTATTGAACAGCAGGCTTTGTTTGTCCTGAAcctgtaacaaattctccatagatagctgccccaaagtgtggagttttgttctcagtTCCAGTgcatattgatttaaatttttacTCTGtgaaggtcaagtcaagtcacctttatttatacagcGCTTTTTataatgcagattgtatcaaagcatctttacattgataactggtatataattttggctgcacagcagctcttaaagaaaatagtGACAATACAGGcagatcaagtcaagtcaaatgtcaagtgtccccaactaagcaagctaaaggcgacagcggcaaggaacccaaactccaacaggtgacatcaggtggcaaataggtgttaaaatggagagaaaaaaaaaccttgggagaaaccaggcttagtcggggggccagttctcctctggagAACAGTGCTTtattacgattcaggttgcgatcataagtccgataggatcgcaacattcaaagtatttattccagtttcatccagttgaggatcgtattcatcacgtcggtatggacggtctgttgaggaactgtgctactggctgtcgtgtcgatgatgtcttcacagtggatgatctagttgactcgatctctgctgatacttcagggctgcgttgtggtcgtgtcaaggcgccggtccttggtctcacctggatacggcccagatccggatgactatggtaaacctcgggataaacagaaagactaatattagcatagatgcaattcttcttctgatgtaacgagtacatctggtgttataggaagtgttcccggttccggctgacctaatttatgcagcctaataatcctttaacggatttgaaaatataaattgataatgtgttatgtgtatgccaggttaaagagatgtgtttttagagtgtgtctgcatcccgaacaatgctaggaagattgttccagagtttaggtgccaaataggagaaggatctactgcctgcgtttgattttgatattctaggtattatcaactggcctgatttctgagatcgcaataaacgtgaaggattataatgatttaagagctcgctcaggtactggggagctaaaccatttagtgctttgtaagtaattagcaagattttaaaatctatatgatgtttaacaggaagccaatgcagtgatgacagaactgggctaatatggtcacaCTTCCTAGTTCTGGTAaaaactctagctgctgcattttgtatgagctgtcgtttatttatcaagcgagcggaacaaccacccagtagagcgttaagACCCTTTCACACAGGATGCAGTATTCGCTGGGCTGTACACTGGGTTCAGTGCAGCCCTTCAGACACAAGCTATTTGAGCAACGCTGGCCAGAGCAAAGTGGGTAGAGTTTTCAAAACTTTCAGCGGGAGATCTAAACGTCTAGTCATTTGATTGTTGTTCCACCTGTCAGTTAACAGCAAAATATGCATCTGTCCCGTGCTAAGAAGTGAGCGATAGCACTAGCCCTGCTagtaagaagaagaagaagaaagaggagGCTGTGGGTGCATGAAACCCTCAGGTCCAGAGAACAGTTTGGGAAATTCAGGCTTGCGAAGGAGCTCCGTTTCCACAGCGACCAGTTCCAGGTGTACTTTTGGCTCAGTAGGGAGCAGTTCGACAGTTTGCTGGGCAGAGTCGGACCTAGAATCTCAAGGATctacttaaccctctggagtctgaggctgatttggggcctggagaagttttgacatgccctgacatttgtgcttttttcagttgttcataaacatattaatgacacaagtgtcattacactgtattcagcacaaactaggctaccataatatgtgaggaacatgtgtgtacatgtttgtgtttttgaaggaataacgtttatgcgtggttactgaaaaaacaaaaaacttaagtcactgatataaggccaataaaagtatattaaatctgtgttcacaagacttttgggtattgaaggttgtagactagagtttttgcttcaaaattatgtaaaaaattatgctgactactctttcatttataacaatatactgatttagtttttgtaagacactttttgccaagaacacggtatgcgaggaggcgtgaatctccatgaataatggctcattctcacctgtgaagacaaaagaattgaatagtaatgacctgaaaagacttgcatattaatgaggcatttcagtcaggtaggctgtgaaaaaaaacttctgtgatgtctcaagctcatcatggtatatgaaacatacagaaaaattttattacaatataaaataatggttttatattatactttaaaatataatgtatttctgtgatgcaaagagtctgaatataggcttttagtttaaaagcatgcacatttggagaaatataggattctcatatgtttatgtcaattttctatacagaggagttatttttatttaatattcattgttatctctatgagcgctggtgtttgcaattcatactgcagccggagggcgctctgtgcattttagtccacaaattcacctaagaagaagacgatattccatgaatggtgtttaccaattcatactacagccggagggcgctaaagaaacaaaaactcacttaaaacttatcaatagaagaaaacaaacaggaatttactgaatgtcttccagagatcgctaaccatggctttttcatccagataaacaattttcaaggcaataaatacacgattgagatgatgaatgcatgtgttgtctctgaatttgcctgtgaatagcgctggctccgtgggcgtggccgcattagtgggtaatgagctgaatcacggacttctgacatggctctcttttcatacagattacataaacacagaatgtttgttttcgatttgacttgcacgatttaaaacctgacatttcaacgttttgttagacataagtatgaattttttgtgattagtattcactaagttacacttcattttctgagaactatcagattggacttcgttcagagggagatgagagtcacgcatcatgttagttttctttattttacaaaaagcacaacattttgtttttactctgggTATacagatattctatagtttcaattgatgtattacttatgtctctatgacaaaaaatgacagagtattttaatctcaatgtgaaaaaaaacctgcaaaacgcgccggtgcgtttttagacctcagagtgttaagttACCAAGAGCCAATTTCTTCAATGCAGCATATGGCAATTTGCCGGAGGTTGGTGAtttatattgaaataaaatctACTACTTTTAAGTGCTGTCTATAATgtgatatatttatatgtaacatatatatctttatttacattctatataatacacacacacacagacatatatacatataacgttttatatgtatgtatatatgtgtgtttgtgtgtgtgtgtgtgttatatagaATGTGTGTGTCACAGAGACGAACTCTGTGATTCCCTCCTCTGACCATCGGAGGGAGCCTTCACCCgaaaaattacacacacacacacacacacacacactacatttcccattagcggtaaatgtccatcacctgctttcaaatgttcgcggacaagctacgcaatatcgcgttcataatcgcagatgaatcgcaaGTGGTTATGAACGCtaattgcgtagcttgtccgctaattgcgtagcttgtcaccTGAGGTCACTGACCTCCCACCATCTGACCAGTACACCACCATACTCACCGTCATCGACCGCTTCTCCAAAGCCTGCCGTCTCATTCCTCTGCCCAAACTCCCCACTGCCATGCAAACTGCGGAACATCTGTGCAACTGGGTATTCCGAATATATGGACTGCCTGAGGACATTGTCTCCGACCGAGGTCCCCAATTCACGTCCCGCTTATGGTCTGCATTCTGTCAAGCCCTCAATATAAACCTCAGTCTCACCTCTGGCCATAATCCACAGTCTAACGGTCAGATCGAACGCCTCAATCAAGAGCTTACACGTTTCCTCTGCTCCTACTGCAACCGTCACCAGAACGACTGGGCCCGCTATCTTCTATGGGCTGAATACGCCCAAAACTCCCTGCTCAAACCAGCCACCGGCCTGACACCCTTCCAATGCATCCTAGGATTTCAGCCTCCCTTGTTCCCATGGTCTGGAGAACCCACCAATGTGCCCGCCATAAACGATTGGATGAATCGAAGTGAGGCTACCTGGAACAGAGAACACACTCATCTGCAGCATGCTGTCCGTCGAACCAGAGAACAAGCAGATCGCCATCGTCGACCAGGTCCTGTATACTGCCCAGGCCAAAGGgtatggctgtccaccagggacTTGCGCCTCCGGACACCCTGTAAAAAGCTTAGTCCAAGGTACGTTGGTCCATTTCAAATCACCCATCAGATAACACCAGTATCATTCCGTTTGTCATTACCTGAACATTTCCGTATCTCTCCCACTTTTCACATGTCCCTGCTCAAGCCTGCCGATGGTCCCAGCAAGGAGGTGTCCGGTGACCAGGGCCCCCTACCCGTCATGATCAAAGGCAAGGAGGCCTATCGAGTCTGGGAGCTGTTGGTCTCAAGGCGCCGAGGAAGGGTCCTGCAATACTTAGTCGACTGGGAGGGCTATGGTCCTGAGGAACGCTCGTGGGTCAACGTGGATGATATCCTCGACCAGAATCTAGTGGAGGAATTCCACCAGGACCACCCTGAAATACCAGCCCCTCGACCTCGCGGTACACCCTGGCGCCGTCTGCCTCCTCGCGCCATGAGGCGCTTGCGGGGGGGGCTCTGTCACAGAGACGAACTTCGTGATTCCCTCCTCTGACCATAGGAGGGAGCCTTCACCCgaatactgacacacacactACATTTGCCATCAGCCTCTGCCTTGGACTAATTACCCACCAGCTGTACCTTGTTTagtggactataaaggactcacacacacaacactAAGACGCCAAGTCTTGTATTGCCGTGGTGTACAATTCTGAGCATTATTtcattgtctgattacctgttgCTGAACCTGTTTACCGTTGACGAACCTCTGCTGCCTGTCCCTTGACCTGTGCTTTGGATATTGTTCTGTGAGTgttatctgccagccctgacctCTGCCTGTCCCTGATTACGATTCTGTCTGCCCTGTTATTCCTGTCTGCCCCTGATCTACcttgcctgtacgactacgcaCAGTTTaataaaagcatgcaaatggatcccagcCTGAGTGATGATTCATTaagtgtgtatttatatataactgctaacagtgattgtaaattgcctaaattattacattatttgctaactgcattatTTAAATTGCGATGTTGagatgcattctctgtaaagctgctttgaaatgatatgtatcgtgaaaagcactatacaaataaatgtgaattgaatatacataattatacacaatacacaaatattttgtaaacaCAAACCGATATGACAGCACTACTCCTTTTATTTCATAGGCTACATACATAGTCGGCTATGTTTTGCATGAGTTCCGTGGTCACATCTTTATCTCACTCCCGCCCACACACCAGTTTCTTAATTTGAGGTTAAAAGTTTTGCGGTTTAGATTTTACTGAATGCcataatgtcattaatttcaGATACCTGGCAACTGGTGACTCCTACACCACCATTGCTTCAAGTTACAGAGTGGGCATCTCCAATGTGGCAGGAATTGTGCCAGATGTGTCCAAGTCCATTTGAGACTTTTTGCCTGTACCAAAGACTGCTGATTGGCAGGAGATTACCATTGGCTTCAAGGGGAGGTGGAACTTCCCCAACTGTGTGGGTGCAATTGATGGGAAGCATGTGGTAATCCAGGCACCATTCAGGTTCCCAGTATTTTAATTTCAAGGGAACATACTTTCTTGTACTTCTGGTGGTTGTGGATGCAAGGTATCTTTTTAGGGTGGTGGATGTTGGAGCTTTTGGTCGGAACAGCGATGGAGGAACCCTTGCTGCCTCTGCTTTTGGACAAGCCCTGTGGGAAGAGAAGCTGAATCTCACAGCAGATGCTCCTCTCCCTGGTGCTGATCACCTGGGGCACATGCCTCATGTCTTTGTCATGGTCTAGTGtgtgagtttatatatatataaaacaagatAAAACTAATTATTTGATACTGTATTGTTTCATATTCGGCCTATCAAGATCAAAATCCTGATAGCCCAAATCCGAGTAAAGTCTGTTCTGCTGACAGACCCTTATGCAGACCAACTGAACTTAGAATTAATATGAATGCTTTGATTCAACAAGGAATCCAACGACAACAGGCTAAGCTTTTCCGGAAGATGGAGAAAAAGGCAATGCAAGCGAAGAGCTGCTACCCTTAGACAACAGCATATCAGCCCTACAGCCAAGGAGATAATTAGGTTGCTTAGACAACAACAGAGAATTAATGTGAAATTGATTTCGTTGATTAAAAAATCTTTTGCTTTGAATAACTTTCATGCTGATCTAACTTGTATCACAGGAGGACTTGCAACACTTTTGACGAGCAAGGCGCCTGCAAATTCTCCTGTGTCTGACTGAATGAACAAAGGTTTTCCTGTTGTGGTTTTGAACATTGGGGCCATGTATGAGTTAAAAGGGTTATTAGTTTAGTATAACAAAGGTTACTTGCTTTTTGCTGTGCTAGGCGTTGCACCTGTTGCAACCGATATGTATTCCTTGCTTTGCAGTTTAGGAAAGTGTGAAAATCTTGGGTCTTGAGTTTTAACTCTGAACAGAAATAGTGTCTGGTTTTTACATTACTTGCTGCATCAAATTTTAACATAATTGCTTTTTTCACTGTATGATGCCttgttttcacatttttgtatagaattgtgttacatttttaaatattttattattggcTTACATTCAGTTGTAGCCTGTATCTAagatacatgttgttgatttttatgatttaacaagtttagacactTCTTTCTCTCCTAAAACAATAACAATGTCCCCACCTCCATCATAGGACACCTGTCAATAAAATGGTCCAGGTCCCCACAATGGCAACAGGCCGGTCCAGACCCCTAGTGGCAGGAAGTGGGTTGCGtgtatcattgcgcctgctgcacccatggtacggcagcaaagttccttgattattacgccggaattagagtatagttcctagccatatcggcctagaaaattgcaacttttcattttccgttggatttagtacacaatgtaactaaaGAAGAGTCAAGTTTCAAATAGGAacaatatcgaaactctttggtaatttttgagcgagatgctaacggtctcataagattcaatgaactatgctaagctatgctaaaagtggcaccgccagacctggagatcggttgaatggattcgaaaacggtaaagctcaactgtttaactctaaagagttggaaaatgagcctattttcaaaaaaaaagtgaagtgtTCCTTTAACCAAATGCATCCTATATGAGATAAATCAGATGGTTAGGTctacacaaaataaacacaatattacATTTGCACAAAACAAAAGGAAGCAAATGTTTTTATACTAAATTGTGCATCTAAGAACGGTCTTAGAACAAACACTAATAACATTCAGCTTAATATTACAACATAATATGTTCATCTTAACATATTTGGATTTTCTAATAACTGCAATAACTGCAATGTAATAAGATCATTAACATGTTAGTTTTGTACTGAAACTGATAATGATCATAAAAACTTGAGAAATAAAGAACACCACAAAGCAATAGTTAGCCTAATGTTTACATTGTAAAACCGTATTCAAATAACATTTAAGTATTGATTTAAAATGTCTTACATGGTTTATTAAAGGCTCATTGTAAAGTATTTAACAGTATCTGTTCCAGTATAATTTAAAGTAAAGTAACTAACACATCTGATCTGCCAAAGACGTTaaaagagtataaataaaatggcaGCAGCAACACTTGAGATCGATTCACATCAATTCccctcacagatctcaaactttataatttgtcttgacattcagtaacagttattatcactataaaacatgaaacaatcacacaaacgaacacaaaatcgctcaggtctgaatgaattcatcatattttcctcacagatctcaaactttgacattcagtaacagttattatcactataaaacatgaaacaatcacacaaacgaacacaaaatcgctcaggtctgaatcaattcatcatattttcctcacagatctcaaactttgacattcagtaacagttattatcactgtaaaacatgaaacaatcacacaaaccaacacaaaatcgctcaggtctgaatgaattcatcatattttcctcacagatctcaaactttgacattcagtaacagttattatcactataaaacatgaaacaatcacacaaaccaacacaaaatcgctcaggtctgaatgaattcatcatattttcctcacagatctcaaactttgacattcagtaacagttattatcactataaaacatgaaacaatcacacaaaccaacacaaaatcgctcaggtctgaatgaattcatcatattttcctcacagatctcaaactttgaca includes the following:
- the LOC125247299 gene encoding zinc finger protein 239-like, whose translation is MNLMNESSFMIHFTSMSFLFIFLSLNWFNVLKMKLTFFSFFSDLMEENEESEELSEVEEKHHVKPGEKHLSRSKTKKTFIKRRDKIHMKVHTGKKPYVCHQSGKSYSQSSQLTTHVRIHTEEKLFVCHQCGKRFIAKDYLKLHMKIHTGEKTYTCHDCGSKFLRASHLKKHLTVHTKEKPHSCSVCGKSFSQLCSLQEHEKLHNGVREYMCFECKKTFTSGRYLKLHQRIHTGEKPYKCSHCDKRFSQLANLKTHERIHTGEKPYKCSHCDKRFNHSSHMKTHERIHTGEKPYKCSNCDKRFSAIANLKRHEKIHTGEKPYKCSNCDKRFSVLGNMKRHERIQSSYLCAEKQNPLFHHQDVRFRDW